A stretch of the Octopus bimaculoides isolate UCB-OBI-ISO-001 chromosome 8, ASM119413v2, whole genome shotgun sequence genome encodes the following:
- the LOC106877754 gene encoding zinc finger BED domain-containing protein 5-like: MDRFLKKRKLDTNEEMQGLRQSVEAAATANDAASSKLPRKEGINLQLKVCQYCENYIALGFTWTGNLDCPSLLCTVCGEKLANSAMAPAKLKRHLTTKHPELSGKNEQYFKRELAFNKRQVSMFAKKFKLSDKGQEASYAVAEIVARKM; the protein is encoded by the coding sequence ATGGATAGATTTCTGAAAAAACGTAAGTTAGATACAAATGAAGAGATGCAGGGTCTGAGGCAGTCTGTTGAAGCCGCAGCCACTGCCAATGATGCTGCCTCGTCGAAATTACCAAGAAAGGAGGGAATTAACCTGCAACTAAAAGTTTGTCAATATTGTGAAAACTACATAGCTCTGGGATTTACTTGGACTGGAAACCTAGACTGCCCTTCCCTTTTGTGTACTGTTTGTGGGGAGAAGCTGGCTAATAGTGCTATGGCACCAGCCAAACTGAAACGACACTTAACAACTAAACATCCAGAGTTGTCAGgcaaaaatgaacaatattttaaaagagaATTGGCATTTAATAAAAGGCAAGTTTCTATGTTTGCCAAAAAGTTCAAGTTGAGTGACAAAGGACAAGAAGCAAGTTATGCTGTGGCGGAGATAGTTGCAAGAAAAATGTAA
- the LOC106877755 gene encoding zinc finger BED domain-containing protein 5 has protein sequence MFGEDAASELNKIPLSDNTISRHIQDMTGDIECNIKSKILKHKLFALQVDESTDITGKAQLLVFVRFINDEAIVEDFLCCKELPETRKGQNVFDVLNSYLEYCRLNWKNCVGICTDGAPAMTGCLKGFVPIAQKQNPNIIHTHCFIHREALVAKTLEPELKSVMDMVVKIANYIKMRPIKCQQFAKLCVGMEADISTLIQHTEIRWVSRGKVLSCFYELREELLTFSLQENLKDFVECLSDDHWCSKLAYLANIFHKLNPLNNGMQGRNENILSSTDKINAFQKKLTIWKKCIGNLEMFPSVFKRNCQEIALLILNHLHTLLTNLDKYFPSISVDLYDWIRNPFVEFEPFEEQFTLTEEELANVLNDRTLKLKHSELNLNAFWLLVEKEYPAIAQKALRLLVQFSTSYLCEFGFSALTTIKHKKRAQLLSVEDELRVCLSKTRPNLKELCKKHQAQVSH, from the coding sequence ATGTTTGGAGAGGATGCTGCATCAGAGCTAAATAAAATTCCACTTTCTGACAACACAATAAGTAGGCACATTCAAGACATGACAGGAGACATTGAGTGCAATATTAAGTCAAAAATACTGAAACATAAGTTGTTTGCGCTTCAAGTTGATGAGAGTACAGACATCACTGGTAAAGCACAACTCCTTGTATTTGTTCGTTTTATTAATgatgaagctattgtagaagacttcCTGTGTTGCAAAGAGTTGCCAGAAACAAGAAAAGGACAAAATGTATTTGATGTTTTGAATTCATATTTAGAGTATTGTAGATTGAACTGGAAAAACTGTGTTGGTATTTGTACAGATGGTGCCCCTGCAATGACAGGATGTCTTAAAGGCTTTGTCCCAATCGCACAAAAACAAAATCCAAATATTATCCATACTCATTGTTTCATTCATAGAGAAGCACTAGTTGCTAAAACTCTTGAACCTGAACTAAAATCTGTAATGGATATGGTAGTGAAAATAGCTAATTACATCAAGATGAGGCCAATTAAATGTCAACAGTTTGCGAAACTTTGTGTGGGTATGGAAGCAGACATTTCCACCTTAATCCAACACACAGAAATACGATGGGTGTCAAGAGGAAAAGTATTGTCTTGTTTTTATGAATTAAGAGAAGAGTTATTGACCTTTTCTTTGCAAGAAAACCTGAAAGACTTTGTAGAATGTTTGAGTGATGACCATTGGTGTTCCAAGTTAGCATATCTTGCCAATATATTTCACAAGCTAAATCCCTTGAACAATGGCATGCAGGGCAGGAACGAAAATATCTTGTCTTCTACTGACAAAATAAATGCTTTTCAGAAGAAATTGACAATATGGAAGAAATGCATAGGAAATTTGGAAATGTTTCCAAGTGTTTTTAAAAGGAATTGTCAAGAAATTGCGCTACTGATTTTGAACCATTTGCACACTTTGTTAACAAATCTTGACAAATATTTTCCATCGATATCTGTTGACCTGTATGACTGGATTAGAAACCcatttgtggaatttgaaccatTTGAAGAACAATTCACATTAACAGAAGAAGAACTTGCCAATGTTTTAAATGACAGAACATTAAAGTTGAAGCATTCTGAGCTTAACCTGAATGCATTTTGGTTGCTGGTTGAAAAGGAATATCCTGCAATTGCCCAGAAAGCACTGCGACTTCTTGTGCAGTTTTCAACCTCCTACTTGTGTGAATTTGGATTTTCAGCTCTGACAACCATCAAGCACAAGAAGCGAGCACAATTGCTGTCTGTGGAAGATGAACTTCGTGTGTGTCTATCAAAAACACGACCCAATCTTAAAGAGTTGTGCAAGAAACACCAGGCTCAAGTTTCTCATTGA